From Apium graveolens cultivar Ventura chromosome 9, ASM990537v1, whole genome shotgun sequence, the proteins below share one genomic window:
- the LOC141682765 gene encoding putative galacturonosyltransferase-like 4, translating into MIFCIQIFHITFLASSSTTISDIDRMASWSSSPHFPLLLLGLLSLLLFYPSVTGIRFVVSTIQLPSEENLPAYREAPAYRNSDSCALQQDSKNIVHIVMTLDLNYIRGTMAAVLSMLQHTTCPENLSFHFLCLHYQPKIFSTIKSTFPYLNFNVYYFDSTRVQGKISKSIRQALDQPLNYARIYLSEILPQNVKRVIYLDSDIIVVDDIAKLYEVDMEDKVVAAPEYCHANFTYYFTDDFWADPNLSGTFKGRTPCYFNTGVMVVDVDRWRTGRYTEKVEEWMLIQKQKRIYQLGSLPPILLVLAGEIKAVDHRWNQHGLGGDNYKGKCRALHPGPISLLHWSGKGKPWLRLDSGKPCTIDHLWAPYDLSRSSRVALEE; encoded by the coding sequence ATGATTTTTTGTATTCAAATCTTTCATATCACCTTCCTAGCTAGCAGCTCTACAACAATCTCTGACATTGACAGGATGGCCTCCTGGAGTTCCTCTCCACATTTCCCTTTACTACTCCTTGGCCTCCTGTCTCTCCTCCTTTTCTACCCCAGTGTCACCGGGATCCGTTTCGTAGTTAGTACCATCCAATTGCCTTCAGAAGAGAACCTCCCTGCCTATCGAGAAGCCCCTGCATATCGCAACAGCGACTCTTGTGCATTGCAACAGGACTCAAAAAATATTGTCCACATTGTGATGACTCTTGATCTCAATTACATTAGAGGCACAATGGCAGCTGTGTTATCAATGTTACAACATACAACATGCCCTGAAAACCTCTCTTTCCATTTTTTGTGCCTTCATTACCAACCTAAAATATTCTCAACCATTAAATCAACTTTTCCTTACCTTAACTTCAATGTATATTATTTTGATTCAACTAGGGTTCAAGGGAAAATATCCAAGTCGATAAGACAAGCACTGGATCAACCTTTAAATTATGCCAGGATATATCTATCTGAAATCCTTCCACAAAATGTGAAGCGCGTCATCTATTTGGATTCTGATATTATTGTGGTAGATGACATTGCGAAGCTATATGAAGTTGACATGGAAGATAAGGTTGTTGCTGCACCAGAATACTGCCATGCAAACTTTACGTATTATTTCACAGATGATTTTTGGGCAGACCCTAATCTTTCAGGAACTTTCAAGGGGAGAACACCTTGTTACTTTAACACCGGAGTGATGGTGGTGGACGTCGATAGATGGAGGACAGGAAGGTATACAGAAAAGGTGGAGGAGTGGATGTTAATACAAAAACAGAAGAGGATATATCAATTAGGGTCTTTGCCACCAATTTTGCTAGTTCTGGCTGGTGAGATTAAGGCTGTTGATCATAGATGGAATCAACATGGCCTAGGCGGTGACAACTATAAAGGGAAATGCAGGGCACTTCATCCAGGCCCAATTAGCTTGTTACATTGGAGTGGAAAGGGGAAACCATGGCTCCGTTTAGATTCTGGAAAGCCGTGTACCATTGATCATCTTTGGGCGCCATATGATCTGTCTCGTTCGTCTAGAGTTGCTTTGGAAGAATGA